TCATGAACGCCCAGCGGAATCTGGCGATCAATCAAGCGGCCGGGGTGAACAGTTTCGCGAATCGGGGATTGCCGGGGCAGGTGCCGCTGCCGATTTTCGAGGCCGCGTTCGGCGCGCGGGGATCGCAGCCGGCTTTGTCGCCGACCTCAGGTTTCAGCAACGGCACGTTCTTGAATTACCTCCGTCAGGGACAAGTTGGGGCCTTCGCCAATGCGTTGGCCGGGTCTTCGATCTATCTCTGTCGGATGGTCGGGAATCTGCTCCCTGCATGCGCGCGCCTAGGCTTCGACAGCCCGGGGCCATTCCCCATCAACTTCTTCCAGGCGAATCCCTTTGCGGCAGGAGCAGCGATCAATCTCATGACGGATTACTCCTACTCCAGCTATCACGGGCTCCAAGTACAAGTGCGCCGTACGTACAGTCAGGGCTTGAGCTTCGTCGTCAACTATACTTTCAGCAAGTCCCTGAGCGACCTCTTCGCCGACTCGCCGACCATGTTCCGGAATTATACGACGCTTCGGAATCGGGGTCTTGATAAAGGACCCTCGCCGTTCGACCTGCGCCACGTCTTTCAAGCTTATGGCAGCTGGGAGTTGCCCTTCGGGACAGGGCGGCGTTGGGCGACGGGGAATTCGGTCGCCGATAAGATCATCGGCGGATGGACGCTGTCGTGGATTCTCCGGTGGCAGTCTGGACGCGTTTTCCGTCTCTCCAGCGATCGTTTCACGGTGAACCAGCGCGACTCCGGCGTCATCTTGAATGGGCTCACGGTGAAGGAGTTGCAGAAGATGCTCACAGTGAAGCCGGGTCCGAACGCCACGGTGTTCTTCGTGGATCCAAAACTCATCGGCCCGGATGGGCGAGCGAATCCAGAGATCTTGGCGCCTCCGACGACTCCAGGTGTCTTCGGCCAGTTCATCTATCTGTACGGGCCTTCTCTCTTCTTGCCCGACCTCTCCCTCTCGAAGGAGATCCCATTGACCGAGCGGGTGAAGTTCGATCTCTGGGTGACAGCGCTCAATGCTTTCAACCATCCGAGCTTCGAAGTCGGGAGCGTGGCCGGTTCCGTCAGCATTTTGTCCACGACCTTTGGGCAAACGACAGCGACGGCCACCGGGCCGCGGGAGATCCAAATTCGGCTCAAGCTGAGTTTCTGAATTGCACCGGCGTCGGGGGGGAGATGACGTGCCGCTCATGACCATGGAGGCTTCCAACATCGCCCAATCTCCTTATCGTCCGCTCCCCCCCGATGTCACTGTGGGATCCCCAGCATGAGGCTTCCGTTCCGGAAGGCAAACAGCGGGACAGTGGCACCAGCATCCGTTGCTTTGGGCGAGGGAGTGCGGGACTTCGTCCAGGGACTCGGCGTCTTCGATGCGACCATGCTCGTCGTCGGGATCATGATCGGATCAGGGATTTTCATCGTCTCGGCGGACATGGCGCGGCAGATCGGAAGTCCCGGGGGATTGCTTCTGGCGTGGGGAATCACAGGGCTTTTGACGTTAGCCGGAGCCCTTTCCTATGGCGAGTTGGCTGCCATGATGCCGTGGGCAGGTGGGCAATATGTCTTCCTGCGCGAAGCCTTCTCTCCGCTTTGGGGCTTCCTATATGGATGGACGCTCTTTCTAGTCATCCAGACGGGGACGATCGCGGCTGTCTCCGTGGCGTTTGCGCGCTTTTTGGGTGTCCTCTGGCCGGCGATTGCCGAGGATCAGTATCTGATCCCGCCGATGCATCTCTCCGAGGGATATGCGTTCTCGCTCTCCACCAATCAACTGATTGCGATCGTCGTGGTCGCGCTGCTGACGTGGGCGAACATGCGAGGAGTGACCTACGGGAAGATCATTCAGAACGTCTTCACCGTAGCGAAGACGGGAGCGCTGCTAGGACTCATCCTCTTGGCTCTGCTCGTGGGATGGAATGCACGCGCGGTGGCGGAGAACTTCGGCGATCTCTGGACGCCGCGTGGCTACGTGCCGCTTGGGGGGGGACTCGATGCGACGACGCCGTTTGGGCTTTTTGTCGCGCTGTGTGTAGCGCAGACAGGATCGCTATTTGCGGCTGATGCCTGGCACAATGTCACATTCGCGGCAGCGGAGGTGAAGAATCCGCGACGCACGGTCCCACTGGCGATGGGCCTGGGGGTACTTTTGGTGATCGCGTTGTATCTGCTGGCGAATGTAGCTTATCTGGTCACGTTGCCGTTGGCCGATATTCAACGCGCGCCGTTCGATCGAGTGGGAACAGCGGCGTTACAGGCCATCTTCCCCAACGGAGGGGCCCCGCTCATGGCGTTGGCCATCATGATCTCGACCTTCGGGACGATCAATGGGTTGATCCTGGCAGGAGCGCGCGCCTATTATGCCATGGCCCGGGACGGGCTCTTCTTTGCTTTCGCCGGACGGTTGAATGAAGCGCGGGTCCCTGGATGGGCGTTACTTGTGCAAGGGATGTGGGCAGCGGCCTTGGTCTTGCCCCGTACGTTTCATCCGGAGACGAGGACCTATGGGAACCTATACAGCAACTTGCTAGACTATGTGATCTCAGCGGCGTTGCTCTTTTACATCCTCACGATCTTGGGCATCTTCCGACTGCGCGCGAAGTGGCCGGATCGCGAGCGGCCCTATCGCGTATGGGGATATCCGGTCGTTCCCGCACTCTATGTTGTGGGAGCAGGGACGATCCTGGCCGTGCTCCTGTACTATCGAACGGCGACGACATGGCCGGGCTTCGTCCTCGTCCTCGCGGGGGTACCAGTATATGGATTCTTGCGATATGCTCGAGCTCGAGTCAGAGCCTGAGCAAATCCTCCGGCGGAGCTGAAGGAGGGCTTCGCTGGAATGTTAGGGAGGAAAGACTTATGAGGCGAACATGGATATCGTGGTTTTGGCTCTCCCTTCTTTCCTGTTCATGGATCGTTCCCTTGGGAGTAGGAGGCCTCTCGCAAGGGAAGAAGATCACAGTGCCGAATAAAGTCCCGCTGAAAGTAATGCCTTTTGAGGCGACGGAAGTTCGCCTCCTAGAGGGCCCATTTCGGGAGGCGATGGAACGGACTCAGCGATACATCCTGAGTCTAGACGTGGATCGGCTGTTGCATAACTTCCGGGTGAACGCAGGGCTTCCGTCATCGGCGCAGCCATATGGGGGATGGGAAGCACCTGATGTGGAATTGCGCGGGCACACCGTGGGACATTATCTGACGGCTTGTGCGCTCATGTATGCCCGGACGGGAGACGAGCGATTCAAAGCGCGAGCGAATCAGATGGTGGCGGAGTTGGCGCGCATTCAAGAGGCGCTCCACCGTCGTGGGTTCAATCGCGGGTATCTATCGGCGTTCCCCGAAGAGTTCATTGATCGGGTGGAAGCGCGACAGCGAGTGTGGGCGCCGTATTACACGTTGCACAAGATCATGGCGGGGTTGCTCGATGTCTACCTCTATTGTGACAATTCGCAGGCCCTTGATGTGCTCGTCAAGATGGCGGATTGGGTGAAGTTCCGAATGGATCGTCTGACGCGGGAGCAGCAGCAGAATATGCTGGAGACCGAGTATGGTGGGATGAACGAAGTCTTGGCGAACCTCTACGCCGTCACGGGGAATCCGGAACACCTGCGACTGGCTCGACTGTTCGATCACCAACGACTCTTCGAGCCGCTCTCGCGGGGGGAGGATCCCCTTGATGGGCTTCACGCGAACACGCAGATTCCGAAGATCATCGGCGCCGCGCGCGAGTATGAGCTGACGGGCGAGAAGTGGTATGCCGACATCGCCACCTTCTTCTGGCAGCGCGTCGCCTTGCATCGCTCATACGTCATTGGTGGTCACAGCGACGGCGAGCGATTCTTCCCCATCTCCCAGTTCTCCCGTCGTTTGGGGCCAGCGACAGCCGAGACATGTAACACGTATAACATGCTGAAGCTCACGCGCCATCTCTTCAGTTGGGATCCCAAGGGCGAATACATGGACTTCTATGAGCGCGCGCTGTTCAACCACATTCTGGCTTCGCAGGATCCGGCGACGGGAATGATGTGCTACTACGTGCCGTTGCGACCGGGAGCATTCCGGACGTACTCAACGCCGGAGAATTCCTTCTGGTGCTGTGTGGGGACGGGAATCGAGAACCCCGCTCGGTATGGGGAGGCCATCTACTTCCGCGACGACCGTTCGCTCTATGTGACGCTCTTCCTCTCGTCAGAAGTGAGCTGGAAGGAAAAAGGCGTGCGCGTGGAGCAGCGGACTCGGTTTCCCGAGGAAGATCGTACGCGCCTGATCATTCATGCGGAGCGCCCCGTTCGGTTCGCGCTGCGGATTCGATATCCGGGGTGGGCAGTGTCGGGCGCTCACGTCTTGGTGAACGGTCGGCGCGAGTCGGTCACGGCAGCCCCTGGGTCATACATCACGCTGGAGCGCGAGTGGCGCGAGGGCGATACGGTGGAAGTCCAATTCCCCATGAGCTTGCGGATGGAAGCCATGCCGGATGATCCGACGATGATCGCGCTCCTCTACGGCCCGATCGTCTTGGCCGGGGATCTGGGCACGGAGGGTTTGGTCGAGTCGGAACGCTATGGCCCGAGCGCTCCTCGTATTGGTCGAGTGCGACCAGTGGAGGTGCCCGTTTTCGTCACCACTGAGGTGAAAGATGTTTTGGCGAAGGTGAAGCCAGTGGCAGGAACACCCTTGACGTTTCGCACCGATGGGCTCGGGCAACCGCGCGATGTGACGCTCGCGCCCTTCTACAAGCTGCACGATCGGCGATATACCGTCTATTGGAAGGTCTATACGCCCGCCGAGTGGGAGAGGCGAAAAGCGGAGATCGCTGCGCGCGAAGCTCGGCGTCGGGAGATCGAACGGTTGACCGTCGACGCCGTGAATCTCAATGATCCGCAGAGCGAGCAAGCGCATCGCTTTCAAGGCGAGAATACCAACGAGGGATATTTCGAAGGAAGACGATGGCGCGCGGCGCGCAATGGGTGGTTCAGTTATGAGCTGAAGGTCGCGCCGGATCGCCCCGTGCTCCTGGTCTGCACGTATCGGGGGAGTGAAGGACCGCCGCGCGTTTTCGATATTTTCGTGGAGGGAGAGAAGATCGCGACCGAGCGCTTGGAGATCCATCCGACAGAGTTGTTCGACAAAGAGTATCCTATCCCCGAGCGGCTCACGCGTGGGAAAGAGCGCATCGTCGTGAAATTCCAAGCGCATCCGAACGCCATCGCGGGGGCTGTCTTCGACGTCCGCACGGTCGCGCAAGAGGGACAGCGTCAATAAGTCCCACTCTTTCTTCGGAAGAGGACGTGGGGGATTCCATTGTGGAATCCCCCACGAGTTCACTGCTGCGGCATCTCCTCGGAGAGTGCGTTCCAGTCTGGAGGCTCGACTCCGAGCAAATGGTGGACAAAGAAGTCGTACATTTTCCGCGTCCCGTATGCTCCGCCCATCGTATGTCCTTGACCAGGGAGGACCAGCAGATCAAACGTCTTATTCGCTTTGATGAGGGCGTTCACAACCTGCATCGTGGAGGATGGATCCACATTCGTATCCAGCTCGCCGACAATGAGCAAGACTTTCCCCCGCAGTCGGTGCGCGTTCTCCACGTTCGAGGATTCCACGTAGTGTGGTCCGACGGGCCATCCCATCCACTGCTCATTCCACCAAATCTTGTCCATGCGGTTATCGTGGCAGCCACAAGAGGAAACGGCCACCTTATAAAAATCGGGGTGGAACAATAAAGCAGCGAGCGCGTTCTGTCCCCCGGCCGAATGGCCATAGATGCCGACGCGGGTGATGTCGTAGTACGAATATTTCGCCGCCACCGCCTTATGCCAGAGAATGCGGTCGGGGAATCCGGCATCGCGCAGGTTCTTCCAAGCGACATCGTGAAAGGCCTTGGAGCGATTTGCTGTTCCCATCCCATCAATCTGCACGACGATGAATCCCAGCTCAGCGAGCGAACGCATCGGATTATAGACGCTGAAGGATTTCGGTACAAACGATCCCTGCGGTCCGGCGTAGATATTCTCGATGACTGGGTACCTCTTCGACGGATCGAAATTCATCGGGCGAATGATGATGCCCCAGATGTCGGTCTTGCCGTCGCGTCCTTTGGCGACGAAAACCTCCGGCGGACGCCATCCGATCGCGAGCAGTTCGGAGATATCCCCTCGTTCCACTTCCATGAGGATCTTTCGATCCTCCGTGCGCCGAAGCTCCAGGACCGGCGGGTGATCCACGCGCGACCAGAGATCCACGTAGTACTTCATGTCCGAAGAGAACCGCACCAGATGATCTCCATTGGCTTCGGTCAGAGCCACAAGTCCGCTGCCGTCGAAGTTGATCCGGTAGTAGTGGATGAAGTACGGGTCTTGATCGCGATACATGCCGCTGGCTTGAAACCAAATCTGGCGTCTCTCCTCGTCCACCTTCACAACGCCGCGCACGACCCAGGGGCCCCTCGTGATCTGATTCCTCACTTTCCCCGTGAGACCATCGTAGAGATAAAGATGGCGCCACCCGTCGCGCTCCGAGGCCCAGATGATCTCCCGTCCATCGGCGATGTCGTAGCGGTATCGGGTTCCGGTCTCCCGATGGTTCGGCGAGAGCGGACGGTAGGAGAAGAACGTCGCGCATTCTTCGTTGATGAGGACGCGCGGTAATCCGGTCGCCGCATCTACTTCGATCACACGGTAGACTTGGTGGCCGCGCTGATTATACTCGAAAGTGAAAGCTCGACCATCCTTCCACCAAACGGGATTGGAGAGGCTGTACGGGTTCGGGAAGAGGCTATTCTCAATCGCAATGGCTTTCCGTGCCTCTACGTCGAAGAGGACGGGTTGGGCGACATCGAGGACATCGCCGGGCTTCGCATACTCGCGCGTATGGAGCTTCGGCTGGAGTTGATCGGTCGGCGAGGATTCGATGTAGTGGACCTGTCGGCGGTATCCTTGCCGCACGCGATACGCCACGAGGCGTCGTGAATCCGGCGACCAGGTGATTGAGGCGAACGTGTACGCGTCGGCTTCCGATCCGTCATAGCTGAGCGGAATGGCTTCTTCCTTTCCCTTGGGACGGATGAAGACATTGTAATTCCGGATGAAAGCCTCCCATCGTCCATCGGGGGAGGGCTTTACCTGAAGCTCTTGGGACGATTGAATGGGGCTGAAGGGAGGCGGACGGCGAGTTTGTTGCTCCTGCTGGGGCGAGGGCTCTCGCGTAGGGAGGAAGACCATTCCGTCCTGGACATCGTTGTCGTACTCGCGAGGATATTCCTCCGCTTCCTCGGGTCCTCGCCCTCTGGAGAAACCGGGGGCGGCTGGTCCGATCTGGCGACAAGCGTAATCCGTGAGATCGCAGCGCCAGGTTGCTCCCGCAGCGGTGAATTGGATGGCTCGTTCCTGGTCCACAAAGGTGAGGGTAGAGAAAGGCAAGGTCGTGGAGGTATAGTTGCGTCCCATCGCCGCTGAGAGCGATGCCGCCAATCGCGCGTGGTCGAACGCCGGTCGCTTCGCGAGTGTCTCCGCATCCACGAGGACGAATTCGTGGCCACCTTTGACCGTTCTCCGGTACCAGAAGCGCGGCGTGTTCTCGATCCACTCGACGTTATCCACGATATTGAGGGCCAGCCCCTCGAGACGCTCGCGCAACGCGAAGGCGCGTTCGTAGTCGGCTCGCGTGCCTTGAGCGCAGACGAGGGGGGAAACAGCGGACAATAAGCAAGTGATCGCTACGAATATCCCGAGCCACTGATGGAATCGTCTCATGGCGTCATCCTCCCGACCCGAAAAAATTCCTTTCCTGACGGAAAGAGCTTGAGAGGATGCGCGATCCGATAGGACGAGGAGGACCGGCATCCTCTCAAGCCGGTGGGCGTGACGACGAGGAGGTTGTGTCCAGAGGCGCTATCACGTGATATGCGCTCGAATTTGAATATTGCGGGGGCCGACGAGCGTGCTCGTCGTCTGCCCGAAGCTCGTTGAATCAATACTGACCGTCCCTCCCAAGTCGCATTTTCATTGGACAAACGTGACCCTCCCGTTCACCAACAGATAAGGTCGGCCAGGGTTGAGTCGAGCGATCCCGGGGATCGTCCATTTGCCCATCACTCCGTCGAGAACTCCAGGAGCGTTCGAAGGGAAGCGCTGATCCCATTGAATGCACACCCTTCCACCGCCCAGGCATAGTATTCAGCTCCACTGTGAAATTGCGAAAAAGACATTGCAAAACGTACCATCAGGGAGCCGGGTCTGTCTTGCACAGAATTATGGAACGCATTTAAGGGGCAATCCTAAGCCTGTTCAATGCCCCTTTGGATTGTTCAAGACAGTGACGGTGTTCTCTACCCTACACTGAGAAGGGTATGGGAGAGGGGCAGGGACTAGCTAAGGCATCTCAATTTAAGGCGAGGACGCGAGCGTGGGGAGGTCTCAGAGGGGATGGCCATGCAAAAGGACCGACGACGGATAGCAGCCCTCTTCTGTCTGTGTCTCTTGTCACCTCTTGTGCGCGCGCAGGAGAAGCCGCTTTTTACGACGGATTTTCCGCCAGAGGAATTCGCCGAGCGCCGTCGCCGAGTTTTTGAGCGGATTGGCCCAGAGGCGATCGCTCTCGTTCAAGGCGCGCCGGCGCCGATCGGGTGGGTACGGTTTCGCCAGTCGAACGAGTTCTATTATCTCTGTGGCGTTGAGGTCCCGAACGCGTATCTCCTTCTGGATGGGCGGACACAGCGGACGGTCCTCTATCTACCGCATCGGAACGAACAGCGCGAACGCAGCGAAGGAAAGGTCCTTTCGGCTGAGGATGCCGATTTGGTCAAGCGGTTGACGGGAGTAGATGCGGTCTACGGGACGGAGCTACTGGCCGGACACCTTGCTCGGTACGTCTCAGGCTTTGGCGCCGCGAAGCCTCCTGTCCTGTATACCCCGTTCAGCCCGGCCGAGGGGATCTCGACGAGTCGGAGCGCGGCACTTCCCCCGTATGCGGATAATCTCTCGAATCCATGGGATGGTTTTCCCTCGCGCGAGGGATGGTTCGTCCATCTCCTTCGGTTGCGCTTTCCGCAATTCGAAATTCGGGATTTGTCCCCCATTTTGGATGAGCTGCGCGTCATCAAGAGCCCGCGCGAGATTCGATTGATCCGTCAAGCGACGGAATTGGCCGGGCTAGCTATCATGGAGGCAATGCGCAGCACCGAACCTGGCGTCATGGAGTATGAGTTGGACGCCCTAGCGAAGTTCATCTTCTATCGAAATGGGGCGCAGGCTGAGGCCTATCGGTCCATCATCGCCGGTGGGCGCAATGCCTATATGAACCACTACTTCGCCAATACGGATGAGTTGCGCGATGGAGATCTCGTCTTGATGGATTACTGTCCCGACGTCGGATACTATGTCTGCGATGTGACGCGCCAGTTTCCCGTGAACGGGCGATTCAATCAGTGGCAGCGGGAATTGTATGGGTTTTATCTAGCGTGCTACAAGGCATTGCTGGCGCGCATCCGGCCAGGAGTGACGCCTCAGATCATCATGCAAGAGGTTGCCCAGGAATGGGAGCGAATCCTGGCGCAGACGAAGTTCTCTAAATCCATCTACGAGCAAGCGGCTCGCCGATTCGTCGCGCAGTACAAGAACGCGGCAAACAATCCTAGGGCGAGCCTCGGGCATTGGGTGGGCATGGCTGTTCATGACGCGGGACCCTATCGCGGGGAGCCGCTTCGTCCCGGTATGGTCTTCACAGTCGAACCGGAATTTCGTGTGCCCGAGGAGCAGATCTTCATCCGACTTGAGGACATGATCCTCATCACTGAACGTGGAGCGGAAGTGCTCTCTGGATTCATCCCGATGGAGATCGAGGACGTCGAACGATTGATGCGTGAAGAGGGGCTTCTGCAGAAATATCCGCGAGCGTTTCGACGCTCGGGATCATCCTGATGGGCGTGGCGGGATCGTGCGGTTGATTTCGTCTGGCCATTGCGCCATGATAAGAGGCGCACGAGTGTAGGAAGGAGTCGTGCTGGGCCCAAGGAGAGGCCCCATCTCAATCGCGGGAGAGAAGAGTATGAGAAGAACGCTTCTCGTCAGCGTTTCTCTGCTTATCGTCCTTTGTCAGCAAGGGATTATTTTCGCCGGCATCGCGGGGGAAGACCTTCAGCGTCCCGCGCGTTCAGAACCAGCTCGATCCGAGCGTGGGGGAGCTCCGGCATTGCTCGGAGACGACCTGGATGTATCGCGGAGCGAACTTCGTCCGTTGATCGAACGCTTCACTGTTGACCTGGGGAGCTTGAATCGTTTCTACACCATTCCGATCTCTCCCACGCGGCGAGAACGCCTGCGGCGATTCTACACGGAATGGCTCCAAAAATTGGAAGGGGTGAACTTCGAGGCCTTGAGCGTGGATGGCCGGGTGGACTATCTCCTCTTCAAGAATCACCTCGAATATTTGCTGCGGCAGTTGGACATTCAGGCCAAACAGATTGCGGAGATGGAACCACTCATGCCCTTCGCTCGAACGATCATCGAACTTGAGGAATCGCGCCGACGCATGGAGCCGATCCAGCCCCAGCCAGTGGCGGAACGTTTGGTGGCGATGCAGAAGCAAATCGAAGAGGTGCGCCGTGCTGTGGAAGCGGGACTACGTGGGGAACGTGCGGACGGTCAGCTCCGAGATCGCGGGATAGGAGCGATCGCGCCCATTCGAGTCACGCGGACCGTGGCCAATCGGGCGTTGCAAGCGCTCCAAAACTTGCGAACGACCCTGCGGAATTGGTTCACCTTCTACAACGGATACGATCCGCTGTTCACTTGGTGGGTGGGCGAACCCTATCAATCGGTGGATCAAGCGCTCGGGAATTATATGGACTTTCTGGCTCAACGCGTCGTGGGCGTGAGATTGGGCGAAGAGGTGGTGGCATCTGGTGGGCCCCCATCGGGAATGGGGCGAGGAGTCGGTGGACCCATGGGGCAGCGGCCTCAGCTCGGAGCGGTACGCGCGCCGAGTCCCCAGCCAGGGGAGGTGAGTGACATCATCGGGGATCCGATTGGTCGAGAAGCCCTGTTGGTTGAATTGGCTCGCGAGATGATCCCGTATACTCCCGAGGAGTTGATCGCCATTGCTGAAAAAGAGATGGCGTGGTGCGAGAACGAGATGAA
The genomic region above belongs to Blastocatellia bacterium and contains:
- a CDS encoding S9 family peptidase, translated to MRRFHQWLGIFVAITCLLSAVSPLVCAQGTRADYERAFALRERLEGLALNIVDNVEWIENTPRFWYRRTVKGGHEFVLVDAETLAKRPAFDHARLAASLSAAMGRNYTSTTLPFSTLTFVDQERAIQFTAAGATWRCDLTDYACRQIGPAAPGFSRGRGPEEAEEYPREYDNDVQDGMVFLPTREPSPQQEQQTRRPPPFSPIQSSQELQVKPSPDGRWEAFIRNYNVFIRPKGKEEAIPLSYDGSEADAYTFASITWSPDSRRLVAYRVRQGYRRQVHYIESSPTDQLQPKLHTREYAKPGDVLDVAQPVLFDVEARKAIAIENSLFPNPYSLSNPVWWKDGRAFTFEYNQRGHQVYRVIEVDAATGLPRVLINEECATFFSYRPLSPNHRETGTRYRYDIADGREIIWASERDGWRHLYLYDGLTGKVRNQITRGPWVVRGVVKVDEERRQIWFQASGMYRDQDPYFIHYYRINFDGSGLVALTEANGDHLVRFSSDMKYYVDLWSRVDHPPVLELRRTEDRKILMEVERGDISELLAIGWRPPEVFVAKGRDGKTDIWGIIIRPMNFDPSKRYPVIENIYAGPQGSFVPKSFSVYNPMRSLAELGFIVVQIDGMGTANRSKAFHDVAWKNLRDAGFPDRILWHKAVAAKYSYYDITRVGIYGHSAGGQNALAALLFHPDFYKVAVSSCGCHDNRMDKIWWNEQWMGWPVGPHYVESSNVENAHRLRGKVLLIVGELDTNVDPSSTMQVVNALIKANKTFDLLVLPGQGHTMGGAYGTRKMYDFFVHHLLGVEPPDWNALSEEMPQQ
- a CDS encoding amino acid permease, producing MRLPFRKANSGTVAPASVALGEGVRDFVQGLGVFDATMLVVGIMIGSGIFIVSADMARQIGSPGGLLLAWGITGLLTLAGALSYGELAAMMPWAGGQYVFLREAFSPLWGFLYGWTLFLVIQTGTIAAVSVAFARFLGVLWPAIAEDQYLIPPMHLSEGYAFSLSTNQLIAIVVVALLTWANMRGVTYGKIIQNVFTVAKTGALLGLILLALLVGWNARAVAENFGDLWTPRGYVPLGGGLDATTPFGLFVALCVAQTGSLFAADAWHNVTFAAAEVKNPRRTVPLAMGLGVLLVIALYLLANVAYLVTLPLADIQRAPFDRVGTAALQAIFPNGGAPLMALAIMISTFGTINGLILAGARAYYAMARDGLFFAFAGRLNEARVPGWALLVQGMWAAALVLPRTFHPETRTYGNLYSNLLDYVISAALLFYILTILGIFRLRAKWPDRERPYRVWGYPVVPALYVVGAGTILAVLLYYRTATTWPGFVLVLAGVPVYGFLRYARARVRA
- a CDS encoding DUF885 domain-containing protein, producing MRRTLLVSVSLLIVLCQQGIIFAGIAGEDLQRPARSEPARSERGGAPALLGDDLDVSRSELRPLIERFTVDLGSLNRFYTIPISPTRRERLRRFYTEWLQKLEGVNFEALSVDGRVDYLLFKNHLEYLLRQLDIQAKQIAEMEPLMPFARTIIELEESRRRMEPIQPQPVAERLVAMQKQIEEVRRAVEAGLRGERADGQLRDRGIGAIAPIRVTRTVANRALQALQNLRTTLRNWFTFYNGYDPLFTWWVGEPYQSVDQALGNYMDFLAQRVVGVRLGEEVVASGGPPSGMGRGVGGPMGQRPQLGAVRAPSPQPGEVSDIIGDPIGREALLVELAREMIPYTPEELIAIAEKEMAWCENEMKKAARELGFGDDWKRALEYVKTRYVEPGKQPELVRDLALEAIRFLEERDLVTVPALAKETWRMEMMSPERQLVNPFFTGGEVITVSYPTNTMSHEAKMMSMRGNNRHFSRATVHHELIPGHHLQGFMTARYKPYRNLFSTPFWGEGWALYWELLLWDLGFHKSPEDRIGALFWRM
- a CDS encoding carboxypeptidase regulatory-like domain-containing protein, encoding FSPPFRQADYTFARGFSSMLPKLRTPYIQTWTIGLQREIARHTVIEARYVGNKGTHIWHGFDLNEVNIFENGFLQEFMNAQRNLAINQAAGVNSFANRGLPGQVPLPIFEAAFGARGSQPALSPTSGFSNGTFLNYLRQGQVGAFANALAGSSIYLCRMVGNLLPACARLGFDSPGPFPINFFQANPFAAGAAINLMTDYSYSSYHGLQVQVRRTYSQGLSFVVNYTFSKSLSDLFADSPTMFRNYTTLRNRGLDKGPSPFDLRHVFQAYGSWELPFGTGRRWATGNSVADKIIGGWTLSWILRWQSGRVFRLSSDRFTVNQRDSGVILNGLTVKELQKMLTVKPGPNATVFFVDPKLIGPDGRANPEILAPPTTPGVFGQFIYLYGPSLFLPDLSLSKEIPLTERVKFDLWVTALNAFNHPSFEVGSVAGSVSILSTTFGQTTATATGPREIQIRLKLSF
- a CDS encoding aminopeptidase P N-terminal domain-containing protein — protein: MAMQKDRRRIAALFCLCLLSPLVRAQEKPLFTTDFPPEEFAERRRRVFERIGPEAIALVQGAPAPIGWVRFRQSNEFYYLCGVEVPNAYLLLDGRTQRTVLYLPHRNEQRERSEGKVLSAEDADLVKRLTGVDAVYGTELLAGHLARYVSGFGAAKPPVLYTPFSPAEGISTSRSAALPPYADNLSNPWDGFPSREGWFVHLLRLRFPQFEIRDLSPILDELRVIKSPREIRLIRQATELAGLAIMEAMRSTEPGVMEYELDALAKFIFYRNGAQAEAYRSIIAGGRNAYMNHYFANTDELRDGDLVLMDYCPDVGYYVCDVTRQFPVNGRFNQWQRELYGFYLACYKALLARIRPGVTPQIIMQEVAQEWERILAQTKFSKSIYEQAARRFVAQYKNAANNPRASLGHWVGMAVHDAGPYRGEPLRPGMVFTVEPEFRVPEEQIFIRLEDMILITERGAEVLSGFIPMEIEDVERLMREEGLLQKYPRAFRRSGSS
- a CDS encoding glycoside hydrolase family 127 protein — its product is MPFEATEVRLLEGPFREAMERTQRYILSLDVDRLLHNFRVNAGLPSSAQPYGGWEAPDVELRGHTVGHYLTACALMYARTGDERFKARANQMVAELARIQEALHRRGFNRGYLSAFPEEFIDRVEARQRVWAPYYTLHKIMAGLLDVYLYCDNSQALDVLVKMADWVKFRMDRLTREQQQNMLETEYGGMNEVLANLYAVTGNPEHLRLARLFDHQRLFEPLSRGEDPLDGLHANTQIPKIIGAAREYELTGEKWYADIATFFWQRVALHRSYVIGGHSDGERFFPISQFSRRLGPATAETCNTYNMLKLTRHLFSWDPKGEYMDFYERALFNHILASQDPATGMMCYYVPLRPGAFRTYSTPENSFWCCVGTGIENPARYGEAIYFRDDRSLYVTLFLSSEVSWKEKGVRVEQRTRFPEEDRTRLIIHAERPVRFALRIRYPGWAVSGAHVLVNGRRESVTAAPGSYITLEREWREGDTVEVQFPMSLRMEAMPDDPTMIALLYGPIVLAGDLGTEGLVESERYGPSAPRIGRVRPVEVPVFVTTEVKDVLAKVKPVAGTPLTFRTDGLGQPRDVTLAPFYKLHDRRYTVYWKVYTPAEWERRKAEIAAREARRREIERLTVDAVNLNDPQSEQAHRFQGENTNEGYFEGRRWRAARNGWFSYELKVAPDRPVLLVCTYRGSEGPPRVFDIFVEGEKIATERLEIHPTELFDKEYPIPERLTRGKERIVVKFQAHPNAIAGAVFDVRTVAQEGQRQ